One Paenibacillus sp. FSL W8-0186 genomic window carries:
- the msrA gene encoding peptide-methionine (S)-S-oxide reductase MsrA, which translates to MSTTPTSNRELATFAGGCFWCMVSPFEELPGIYGIVSGYTGGHTANPTYEEVCSNRTGHYEAVQIAFDPSVFPYRKLLELFWQQIDPTDEGGQFHDRGDSYRTAIFYHTEEQRQEAEASKLALEQSGRFAKPIVTAILPAAPFYPAEDYHQQYHKKNPAHYRRYRKGSGREDFIERHWSGPANKEELQKRLTPIQYEVTQNNGTERPFTGEYWDNEADGIYVDIVSGEPLFSSRDKYDAGCGWPSFTRPLRSYSIKEKLDTSHFMIRTEVRSREGDSHLGHVFDDGPEPTGLRYCINSAALRFIPKEELVQEGYGEYLYLFEESGQSGSDE; encoded by the coding sequence GCCCGGCATTTACGGCATCGTCTCCGGCTATACAGGCGGCCATACGGCAAACCCTACCTATGAAGAGGTCTGCTCTAATCGCACCGGACATTATGAAGCGGTGCAAATTGCTTTTGACCCCTCTGTGTTCCCGTACCGGAAGCTGCTGGAACTGTTCTGGCAGCAAATTGACCCGACCGATGAGGGCGGTCAGTTCCATGACCGTGGAGATTCGTACCGAACGGCGATTTTCTATCATACGGAGGAACAGCGCCAGGAAGCCGAGGCGTCCAAACTGGCGCTGGAGCAAAGCGGAAGGTTTGCAAAACCGATCGTGACAGCCATTCTGCCGGCTGCGCCATTCTACCCTGCAGAGGATTACCATCAGCAATACCATAAGAAAAATCCTGCCCATTACCGAAGATACCGCAAGGGTTCGGGACGGGAGGACTTTATCGAGCGGCACTGGTCGGGCCCGGCCAACAAAGAGGAACTGCAGAAGCGCCTGACCCCGATTCAATATGAAGTGACCCAGAACAACGGCACGGAAAGACCGTTCACCGGCGAATATTGGGATAACGAGGCTGATGGCATCTATGTCGACATCGTGTCCGGCGAGCCGCTGTTCAGCTCCAGGGATAAATATGACGCCGGCTGCGGCTGGCCGAGCTTCACGCGACCTTTGCGATCATACAGTATCAAGGAAAAACTGGATACAAGCCATTTCATGATCCGTACCGAAGTCCGCAGCCGCGAGGGCGATTCCCATTTAGGCCATGTATTCGACGACGGTCCGGAACCAACCGGTCTGCGCTACTGCATCAATTCGGCGGCACTCCGCTTCATCCCTAAGGAGGAGCTTGTACAGGAAGGATACGGAGAGTACCTCTACCTGTTCGAAGAGTCCGGGCAGTCCGGCAGCGATGAATAA